The following are encoded in a window of Novosphingobium sp. THN1 genomic DNA:
- a CDS encoding ABC-F family ATP-binding cassette domain-containing protein codes for MAAPILSWEGLGLVQGNGWLFQDLDIHIQQRDRLALIGRNGAGKTTLLKLLGGQVDADKGTRSIQPGTKIVTLEQDPFFTGFDTLMDFALSGKDAPPRHEVESIAGQLGIDMTRKADSASGGERRRAALARALASEPDLLLLDEPTNHLDLAAIDWLEDWLQRYRGAFVVISHDRTFLERLTKATLWLDRGSLRRKDIGFGGYEAWMEQVYAEEARAADKLDAKLKIEAHWLERGVTARRKRNMGRLEKLYEMREQRAAMLSPQGTAKLAIASDDAKSKAVIVADHVNKSFGDRAIVKDFTLRITRKDRIGVVGSNGAGKTTLLKLLTGELEPDSGTITLAKTLQGIMIDQQRSLMAPDKRVRDVLADGSDWIDVRGVRKHIQGYLKDFLFDPGLVEARIGTLSGGERSRLLLAREFARFSNLLVLDEPTNDLDLETLDLLQEVISDYDGTVLIVSHDRDFLDRTVTITLGMDGTGKVDIVAGGYADWEKIRKQRQAGKPAARSAGADKPEAAAPPPPPAQPAKKGKLSYKDQRDYELLPKRIEDLDAAIARGEAQLADPDLYAKDPKKFDALMAALEKVRADKDAAEERWLELAEMVEG; via the coding sequence ATGGCGGCACCGATACTCAGCTGGGAAGGCCTCGGCCTTGTCCAGGGCAATGGCTGGCTCTTCCAGGATCTCGACATCCATATCCAGCAGCGTGACCGGCTTGCGCTGATCGGGCGCAACGGCGCGGGCAAGACGACGCTGCTCAAGCTGCTGGGCGGACAAGTTGATGCCGACAAGGGCACGCGCTCGATCCAGCCGGGGACGAAGATCGTCACGCTGGAGCAGGACCCGTTCTTCACCGGCTTCGATACGCTGATGGACTTTGCCCTTTCGGGTAAGGACGCCCCGCCCCGGCATGAAGTGGAATCGATTGCCGGGCAGCTCGGGATCGACATGACCCGCAAGGCCGACAGCGCCAGCGGCGGTGAACGCCGTCGCGCTGCGCTGGCCCGCGCACTGGCGAGTGAGCCAGACCTCCTGCTGCTCGACGAACCGACCAACCACCTCGATCTTGCCGCGATCGACTGGCTGGAAGACTGGCTGCAGCGCTATCGCGGGGCCTTCGTGGTCATCAGCCATGACCGCACTTTCCTCGAGCGGCTGACCAAGGCAACACTGTGGCTCGACCGGGGCTCGCTGCGCCGGAAGGATATCGGCTTCGGCGGATACGAGGCGTGGATGGAACAGGTCTATGCCGAGGAAGCGCGCGCTGCCGACAAGCTTGACGCCAAGCTGAAGATCGAAGCGCATTGGCTGGAGCGCGGGGTTACGGCGCGGCGCAAGCGCAACATGGGACGGCTGGAAAAGCTTTACGAGATGCGCGAACAGCGGGCGGCGATGCTGTCTCCGCAGGGCACCGCGAAGCTGGCCATCGCCAGTGACGACGCCAAGAGCAAGGCGGTGATCGTTGCCGACCACGTCAACAAGTCGTTCGGCGATCGCGCCATCGTCAAGGATTTCACGTTGCGCATCACGCGCAAGGACCGCATCGGCGTGGTCGGGTCGAACGGCGCGGGCAAGACGACGCTACTCAAGCTGCTGACCGGTGAACTGGAGCCGGACAGCGGGACGATCACGCTTGCCAAGACGCTGCAGGGTATCATGATCGACCAGCAGCGTAGCCTGATGGCACCGGACAAGCGCGTGCGCGACGTGCTGGCCGATGGTAGCGACTGGATCGACGTGCGCGGCGTCCGCAAGCACATTCAGGGCTATCTCAAGGACTTCCTGTTCGATCCGGGGCTGGTCGAAGCGCGCATCGGCACGCTTTCGGGCGGTGAGCGCTCGCGCCTGCTGCTGGCTCGTGAGTTTGCGCGCTTTTCGAACCTGCTGGTTCTCGACGAGCCGACCAACGATCTCGACCTCGAGACGCTCGATCTCTTGCAGGAAGTGATTTCGGACTACGACGGCACGGTGCTGATCGTCAGCCATGATCGTGACTTCCTCGACCGAACCGTGACGATCACGCTGGGCATGGATGGCACAGGCAAGGTCGATATCGTTGCCGGCGGCTATGCCGATTGGGAAAAGATCCGCAAGCAGAGGCAAGCGGGCAAGCCGGCTGCCCGGTCCGCAGGGGCGGACAAGCCGGAAGCGGCAGCGCCCCCACCCCCGCCTGCCCAGCCTGCGAAAAAGGGCAAGCTTTCGTACAAGGATCAGCGCGACTACGAGTTGCTGCCCAAGCGCATCGAGGACCTCGACGCGGCGATTGCGCGAGGCGAAGCGCAACTGGCCGATCCCGATCTTTATGCCAAGGACCCCAAGAAATTCGATGCCCTGATGGCTGCGCTGGAAAAGGTCCGGGCGGATAAGGATGCGGCCGAGGAGCGTTGGCTGGAACTGGCGGAGATGGTGGAGGGGTGA
- the rdgB gene encoding RdgB/HAM1 family non-canonical purine NTP pyrophosphatase — protein MTSPRLGTGKLVIATHNAGKLKEIQALLAPYGIECLSAGALGLPEPAETGTTFIENALIKARAAAEASQIPALADDSGLCVDALGGAPGVYTADWAEADRFEGGPGRDWYMAMGKVEGKLAGVEAEFARVAVESGESPRELDRSCHFACVLAIAWPDGSHAVYEGRAHGTLTWPPRGTLGFGYDPVFVPVGDTRTFAELDPEEKHAISHRADAFAKLVADQFSA, from the coding sequence ATGACTTCGCCCCGTCTCGGCACCGGCAAGCTGGTCATCGCCACGCACAACGCCGGAAAGCTCAAGGAAATTCAGGCCCTTCTCGCTCCTTACGGGATCGAGTGCCTGTCCGCCGGCGCGCTCGGCCTGCCGGAGCCTGCCGAGACGGGGACGACCTTCATCGAGAACGCGCTGATCAAGGCGCGGGCGGCGGCGGAGGCTTCGCAGATCCCCGCCCTTGCGGACGACTCCGGCTTGTGCGTCGATGCTCTTGGCGGTGCGCCGGGGGTCTATACGGCGGACTGGGCCGAGGCGGACAGGTTCGAGGGCGGACCCGGTCGCGACTGGTACATGGCGATGGGCAAGGTTGAGGGAAAGCTTGCCGGAGTCGAGGCCGAGTTCGCAAGAGTTGCGGTAGAGTCCGGGGAGAGTCCGCGAGAGTTGGATCGGAGTTGCCACTTCGCCTGCGTGCTCGCCATCGCCTGGCCCGATGGCTCCCACGCCGTCTACGAAGGCCGCGCACACGGCACTTTGACGTGGCCTCCGCGCGGCACGCTGGGCTTCGGATATGACCCGGTGTTCGTGCCGGTGGGCGATACCCGCACCTTCGCCGAACTGGACCCGGAAGAGAAGCACGCCATCAGCCACCGCGCCGATGCATTTGCCAAGCTGGTGGCGGATCAGTTTTCCGCCTAA
- a CDS encoding tyrosine recombinase XerC: MITAEFLEAWHNHLALGRRRSPHTVRAYGATVARLLHALPEGQSWTTLARIDATTLRNHLAERRADGLGNVSAARELSALKSFIAFAREQAGEADTSRPRLRGPRVKKGLPRPVTPDEAVNLAEMVADDASVPWIAARDRAVLLLLYGAGMRIAEALALPASALPLGEAVVITGKGGRQRVVPLLPIVREGVADYVAQCPWPLAKDEPLFRGAKGGPLAQGMVQRAVARARTALGLPATATPHALRHSFATHLLSAGADLRSLQELLGHASLSSTQIYTRVDAATLLDVYRNAHPRA, encoded by the coding sequence ATGATCACGGCCGAGTTTCTTGAGGCGTGGCACAACCACCTGGCCTTGGGCCGGCGGCGTTCACCCCATACCGTGCGCGCCTATGGCGCAACCGTCGCACGCCTGCTCCATGCCCTGCCGGAAGGCCAAAGCTGGACCACGCTCGCCCGCATCGACGCCACGACCTTGCGCAACCATCTGGCGGAGCGCCGTGCCGATGGCCTCGGCAATGTCTCGGCGGCGCGCGAGCTCTCGGCGCTCAAGTCCTTCATCGCCTTTGCCCGCGAGCAGGCTGGCGAGGCTGACACCAGCCGCCCACGATTGCGCGGTCCGCGCGTCAAGAAGGGCTTGCCGCGCCCAGTAACGCCGGATGAAGCCGTCAATCTTGCCGAAATGGTTGCCGACGACGCCAGCGTACCGTGGATCGCCGCGCGCGACCGCGCCGTCCTGCTCCTGCTCTATGGTGCGGGAATGCGCATAGCCGAAGCGCTGGCGCTGCCCGCGTCGGCCTTGCCGCTGGGCGAAGCTGTCGTGATCACCGGCAAGGGTGGCCGCCAGCGGGTCGTACCGCTGCTCCCGATCGTGCGCGAGGGTGTTGCGGACTACGTGGCGCAATGCCCTTGGCCGCTTGCCAAGGATGAACCGCTGTTTCGCGGCGCCAAGGGCGGACCGCTGGCGCAAGGCATGGTGCAACGTGCGGTAGCGAGGGCGCGCACCGCGCTCGGCTTGCCCGCCACGGCGACGCCGCATGCCCTGCGCCACTCCTTCGCCACGCACCTGCTGAGCGCCGGGGCAGACTTGCGCTCATTGCAGGAACTGCTCGGCCACGCGAGCCTGTCGTCAACGCAGATCTACACCCGCGTCGATGCAGCAACGCTGCTGGACGTTTACAGGAATGCCCATCCGAGGGCGTGA
- a CDS encoding glycosyltransferase, whose protein sequence is MRRLLSISTLYPAMGRPGFGRFVSRQMQALAERGDWEVTVVNPIGIPPVPMKRYATLKGVPEVQEQGAVTIHHPRFLLIPGLSGPINPALIAHAVLPLAKRLHAEQPFDMIDAQFFYPDGPAAAKVARALEVPLAIKARGSDIHLWGQRSWPRRQMIEAARQSSVLLSVSQALANDMIALGMPADRIKVHYTGLDRSRFRPLERQAARQLVSALPSLQIWSEGRLLLCVGALIAIKGQALAIRAMTLLPDDVRLAIAGTGADETVLKRLVQQLGLESRVHFLGSVEHDILPHLLCAADAMVLPSEREGLANAWIESLACGTPVVIPDIGGAREVVADSSAGRIADRTPEAIAEAVNELLQAPPTQDAVAANAARFSWEANASALAALYEEAAAKR, encoded by the coding sequence GTGAGGCGCCTCCTCTCGATCTCCACGCTCTATCCTGCAATGGGCCGTCCCGGCTTCGGCCGCTTTGTCAGCCGTCAGATGCAAGCCCTGGCCGAACGGGGGGACTGGGAGGTCACGGTCGTCAATCCGATTGGCATTCCACCAGTGCCGATGAAGCGTTACGCAACGCTTAAAGGCGTGCCGGAAGTGCAGGAACAGGGCGCGGTCACGATCCATCACCCGCGGTTTCTCCTGATTCCCGGCCTGTCAGGACCGATCAACCCGGCGCTGATCGCCCACGCGGTCCTGCCGCTGGCAAAACGACTTCATGCCGAGCAGCCCTTCGACATGATCGATGCGCAGTTCTTCTATCCTGACGGACCTGCCGCAGCCAAAGTCGCGCGCGCACTTGAAGTGCCGCTGGCCATAAAAGCGCGCGGATCGGACATCCATCTGTGGGGACAGCGGTCATGGCCGCGCCGCCAGATGATAGAAGCCGCACGCCAATCGTCTGTCCTGCTTTCCGTTTCCCAGGCTTTGGCAAACGACATGATCGCGCTGGGCATGCCGGCTGACCGTATCAAGGTCCACTACACGGGCCTCGACCGATCGCGCTTCCGCCCGCTTGAGCGCCAGGCGGCGCGGCAACTGGTATCGGCCTTGCCGTCCCTCCAGATCTGGTCAGAGGGCCGTCTGCTGCTGTGCGTTGGCGCGCTGATTGCGATCAAGGGACAGGCCCTGGCAATCCGCGCGATGACATTGCTGCCGGATGATGTCCGACTGGCCATTGCCGGCACCGGCGCGGATGAAACCGTCCTGAAGCGGCTGGTTCAGCAACTCGGCCTCGAATCGCGGGTCCATTTCCTCGGTTCTGTGGAACACGACATCCTTCCGCATTTGCTGTGCGCTGCCGATGCCATGGTACTGCCATCCGAACGCGAAGGGCTGGCCAATGCCTGGATCGAATCGCTCGCATGTGGAACGCCTGTCGTGATCCCCGACATCGGCGGCGCGCGTGAGGTGGTCGCCGATAGCAGCGCCGGGCGGATTGCGGACCGCACTCCGGAAGCCATCGCCGAAGCAGTGAACGAGCTGCTTCAGGCTCCACCCACGCAGGATGCAGTTGCGGCCAATGCCGCGCGGTTCAGCTGGGAGGCCAATGCCAGTGCGCTCGCCGCCCTGTACGAAGAAGCGGCGGCGAAGCGTTAG
- the hemW gene encoding radical SAM family heme chaperone HemW: MALALYIHWPFCLAKCPYCDFNSHVRERTDMSAWEAALLADMRHEAQLTSGRKLTSIFFGGGTPSLMPPALVEALLREAEALWGFAPEIEITLEANPSSVEAANFAALASAGINRVSLGLQALDDKTLKFLGRLHGVTESLAALDLAQSHFSRVSFDLIYARPEQTPEQWEAELRRALGFGTGHLSLYQLTIEPGTRFATLVREGKLTPLDDDQAADLFILTRDITAAAGLPAYETSNHARPGEESRHNLTYWRYQDYVGIGPGAHGRRLGAATVRHKKPENFLRAVSGHGHGIAEERQLIPSDQAMEAVLMGLRLTEGIAPAALAGRFGLAATDLIDPAKRDFYLRIGHLAQDGDRLRVTEQGAPLLEALLAELVPATLLSA, encoded by the coding sequence ATGGCGCTAGCCCTCTACATCCACTGGCCTTTCTGCCTCGCAAAGTGCCCCTACTGCGACTTCAACAGCCACGTGCGCGAGCGGACGGACATGTCTGCATGGGAAGCCGCGCTGCTGGCCGACATGCGCCATGAAGCGCAGTTGACCTCGGGCCGGAAGCTGACCTCGATCTTCTTCGGCGGGGGCACGCCCTCGCTGATGCCGCCGGCGCTGGTCGAAGCGCTGCTGCGCGAGGCCGAAGCACTGTGGGGCTTTGCGCCCGAAATCGAGATCACGCTGGAGGCCAACCCGAGTTCGGTCGAGGCGGCAAATTTTGCTGCGCTCGCAAGCGCCGGGATCAACCGTGTTTCGCTCGGCCTGCAGGCGCTCGACGACAAGACCCTTAAGTTCCTCGGCAGGCTGCATGGAGTCACGGAGAGCCTTGCTGCACTGGACCTTGCGCAGTCGCATTTCAGCCGCGTCAGTTTCGACCTGATCTATGCGCGGCCGGAACAGACGCCAGAGCAATGGGAGGCTGAACTTCGACGCGCGCTGGGCTTCGGCACCGGACACCTCAGCCTCTACCAGTTGACCATCGAGCCCGGCACCCGCTTCGCCACGCTGGTGCGCGAAGGGAAATTGACTCCGCTCGACGACGATCAGGCCGCAGACCTGTTCATCCTCACCCGTGACATCACGGCAGCCGCCGGTCTTCCCGCCTACGAGACCAGCAACCACGCTCGCCCGGGCGAGGAAAGCCGCCACAACCTCACTTACTGGCGCTATCAAGACTATGTCGGCATCGGCCCCGGCGCGCATGGCCGCAGGCTCGGCGCTGCGACGGTGCGGCACAAGAAGCCCGAGAACTTCCTCCGCGCGGTAAGCGGGCATGGCCATGGCATTGCCGAGGAACGCCAGTTGATCCCCTCTGATCAGGCGATGGAAGCGGTGCTTATGGGCCTGCGCCTGACAGAGGGCATTGCCCCGGCCGCCCTCGCTGGTCGGTTCGGCTTGGCTGCAACCGACCTGATCGACCCTGCCAAGCGCGACTTCTACCTGCGGATCGGCCATCTCGCGCAGGATGGCGACCGTCTGCGCGTGACCGAACAGGGGGCGCCACTGCTCGAAGCGCTGCTGGCAGAGCTGGTGCCCGCCACGCTGCTAAGCGCATGA
- a CDS encoding PepSY domain-containing protein, whose protein sequence is MNRAIALLAASLALLPVTSHAQQRPDEQNEARRDLRAGNVRSLRDIERRVLPTKPGMQYLGPEYDPSAMVYRLKFIRDGRVVFVDVDARTGQVLGESR, encoded by the coding sequence ATGAACCGCGCCATTGCCCTCCTTGCCGCATCGCTGGCCCTCCTGCCCGTAACGTCGCACGCCCAGCAGCGGCCCGACGAGCAGAACGAGGCGCGCCGCGATCTTCGCGCCGGCAACGTCCGCTCGCTGCGTGACATCGAACGCCGCGTGCTGCCGACCAAGCCGGGCATGCAGTACCTCGGCCCGGAGTACGATCCTTCGGCGATGGTCTATCGCCTGAAGTTCATCCGCGACGGTCGCGTTGTCTTCGTGGATGTCGATGCCCGCACAGGGCAGGTGCTTGGCGAGAGCCGCTAA
- a CDS encoding helix-turn-helix domain-containing protein, whose product MINRIRDIRRQKGMTLADVAARCDPPTTAQTIGRLETGTRSLSLTWMNRIGAALGVEPQLLVKAEEDTPTHLVARLGPNGAEALAKPMDAILPVALDGSARLLALSVEASAGEYRAGDQVWLRQIDPDDFARAFNRDVLAPRTAGRFAFGRLIDQRDGRVALLPPGPGQRQVVIDRPAWLGVAEMLVRKL is encoded by the coding sequence ATGATCAACCGAATCCGCGATATTCGCCGACAGAAGGGCATGACGCTGGCCGATGTGGCTGCGCGCTGCGATCCACCGACCACCGCGCAGACGATCGGCCGCCTTGAGACCGGCACGCGCAGCCTGTCGCTGACTTGGATGAACCGCATCGGCGCCGCACTCGGAGTCGAGCCGCAATTGCTGGTAAAGGCCGAGGAGGATACCCCCACCCATCTCGTCGCCCGGCTTGGACCCAACGGCGCCGAAGCCCTCGCCAAACCGATGGACGCCATCCTTCCGGTGGCGCTTGACGGTTCTGCCCGCCTCCTCGCGCTGTCTGTTGAGGCGAGCGCTGGCGAGTATCGTGCAGGCGATCAGGTCTGGCTGCGCCAGATCGATCCGGACGACTTCGCCCGCGCCTTCAACCGCGATGTCCTCGCGCCACGCACTGCCGGTAGGTTCGCATTCGGCCGCTTGATCGATCAGCGTGACGGGCGGGTTGCCCTGCTTCCGCCGGGGCCTGGCCAAAGACAGGTCGTGATCGATCGGCCGGCATGGCTTGGCGTTGCCGAAATGCTCGTGCGCAAACTTTGA
- a CDS encoding HAMP domain-containing sensor histidine kinase, with protein MLLIAAGWISVLLLGGGLALDQTLTGLVTRNFDEQLGYMLTAMVASAEIGPDGEVFFNRPLGDQRFLEPNSGLYWQISGQGHEDFPSRSLWDRSLRTDPDQNYVEPKIDDSDQFEGERLRIIKRSVILPGANTLWEFQVAASRGEIDAQIRRIRSILIWSFLALGLGLFTMAGLQTFYGLGPLRRVRLAIARMREGGASRVTDPLPLEVQPLVVELNALLEHSERQAEEARTHAGNLAHALKTPLTVVMNAATAKADDLADTVIREAAVMRRQVDHHLARARAVGRRAVGMSRAQVWESAEAVERAVVRLYPQVRFDMDGNRSAEVSIERQDLDEILGNLIENAAKYGGGSVFITVDAAPTDPKFCEIWVEDDGMGIPEEARTRIFDRGARLDTGKPGTGLGLAIVRDVAEIYGGSVELKESEDLGGLLSVLRLPRSITMK; from the coding sequence ATGTTGCTCATCGCGGCAGGCTGGATCAGTGTCCTCCTGCTCGGCGGCGGTCTCGCTCTTGACCAGACACTGACCGGTCTCGTCACCCGCAATTTCGACGAGCAGCTTGGCTACATGTTGACCGCAATGGTCGCCTCGGCCGAGATCGGCCCTGACGGCGAGGTGTTTTTCAACCGCCCCCTCGGCGACCAGCGCTTCCTTGAACCGAACAGCGGCCTGTACTGGCAAATTTCCGGGCAGGGCCACGAAGACTTCCCCTCGCGCTCGCTGTGGGACCGTTCGCTCCGCACTGATCCCGATCAGAACTACGTCGAACCGAAGATCGATGACAGCGACCAGTTCGAGGGTGAACGCCTGCGCATCATCAAGCGCTCCGTCATCCTGCCCGGCGCCAATACGCTGTGGGAGTTTCAGGTCGCCGCCAGCCGAGGCGAGATCGACGCGCAGATCCGGCGCATCCGCTCGATCCTGATCTGGTCGTTCCTTGCGCTTGGCCTCGGGCTGTTCACGATGGCGGGCTTGCAGACCTTCTACGGCCTTGGCCCCTTGCGCCGCGTGCGCCTTGCCATTGCGCGGATGCGTGAGGGCGGGGCAAGCCGGGTGACGGACCCGTTGCCGCTTGAAGTCCAGCCGCTGGTGGTCGAACTCAATGCCCTGCTCGAACATTCCGAGCGGCAAGCCGAGGAAGCCCGCACCCACGCCGGCAATCTCGCCCATGCGCTGAAGACGCCGCTCACCGTGGTGATGAACGCGGCAACCGCCAAGGCCGATGATCTGGCCGATACAGTGATCCGCGAAGCTGCGGTCATGCGCCGCCAGGTTGACCACCACCTGGCCCGCGCCCGTGCTGTCGGTCGCCGCGCCGTCGGCATGTCGCGCGCACAGGTGTGGGAAAGCGCCGAGGCGGTGGAGCGCGCGGTCGTTCGGCTCTACCCGCAGGTGCGCTTCGACATGGACGGCAACCGCTCGGCCGAAGTATCGATCGAGCGGCAGGACCTTGACGAGATCCTCGGAAACCTGATCGAGAACGCAGCCAAGTATGGCGGCGGGTCCGTATTCATCACCGTCGATGCCGCGCCGACGGATCCCAAATTCTGCGAGATCTGGGTGGAGGACGACGGCATGGGCATCCCCGAGGAGGCGCGCACCCGCATCTTCGACCGCGGTGCCCGGCTCGATACCGGCAAGCCCGGCACCGGCCTCGGGCTTGCCATCGTGCGGGACGTGGCCGAAATCTACGGCGGCAGCGTCGAGCTCAAGGAAAGCGAAGACCTCGGCGGGTTGCTGTCAGTCCTGCGCTTGCCGCGTTCGATCACCATGAAATAA
- the hrcA gene encoding heat-inducible transcriptional repressor HrcA → MHGPTLSDLTDRAREIFRLVVEGYIASGQPMGSKALAGPGGVNLSPASIRSVLQELQDAGLLAAPHTSAGRMPTEVGLRLFVDGIMQVAEPTVAERAQIERGLAHGGTIENALAAASSALSELSAGAAVVMVPKREPRLVQISFVPLSPVRALAVLVSEDGGIENRVIDLPEPVGASVLEQAGNYLTSRLQGRTLGEASGVVRAEIAGGRSALDAASADLVQRGLVVWTQDAAARPVMVVRGQANLLDEAALSDIERVRQLLDELESAEAIARVLDAAREAQATRIFIGSENRLFSLSGSSVIASPWRDSEGRVVGVVGVIGPTRLNYARVVPMVDFTAQTLGRFIGQDGFSRK, encoded by the coding sequence ATGCACGGCCCAACGCTCTCCGATCTGACCGACCGCGCACGCGAGATTTTTCGTCTCGTGGTGGAAGGCTACATCGCCAGCGGGCAGCCGATGGGGTCGAAGGCGCTTGCCGGGCCTGGTGGCGTCAATCTGTCGCCCGCTTCGATCCGGTCGGTGCTGCAGGAGCTGCAGGACGCCGGATTGCTCGCCGCACCGCATACCAGCGCGGGACGGATGCCGACCGAGGTGGGGCTGCGGCTATTCGTCGACGGGATCATGCAGGTGGCCGAGCCGACTGTGGCCGAGCGCGCGCAGATCGAGCGCGGGCTGGCCCATGGCGGGACAATCGAGAATGCGCTGGCGGCGGCGAGTTCGGCATTGTCGGAGCTTTCGGCGGGGGCTGCGGTGGTAATGGTGCCCAAGCGCGAGCCGCGACTGGTGCAGATTTCATTCGTGCCCTTATCGCCGGTGCGCGCGCTGGCCGTGCTGGTCAGCGAGGATGGCGGGATCGAGAACCGGGTGATCGATCTGCCCGAGCCGGTTGGCGCCTCGGTGCTGGAGCAGGCGGGCAATTACCTGACGAGCCGCTTGCAGGGGCGCACTTTGGGCGAGGCGTCTGGCGTGGTGCGGGCGGAGATTGCGGGCGGGCGTTCCGCGCTCGATGCCGCAAGTGCCGATCTGGTGCAGCGCGGGCTGGTGGTGTGGACGCAAGATGCGGCGGCGCGGCCGGTCATGGTCGTGCGCGGGCAGGCGAACCTGCTCGACGAGGCAGCACTCAGCGATATCGAACGCGTGCGTCAGTTACTCGACGAGCTGGAGAGCGCCGAGGCGATTGCGCGGGTGCTCGATGCCGCGCGCGAGGCGCAGGCGACGCGCATCTTCATTGGCAGCGAGAACCGGCTGTTCTCGCTTTCGGGCTCTTCGGTGATAGCCTCGCCATGGCGCGACAGCGAGGGGCGGGTGGTCGGCGTGGTCGGTGTGATCGGGCCAACGCGGTTGAATTATGCGCGTGTCGTCCCCATGGTTGATTTCACCGCCCAGACGCTGGGCAGATTCATCGGACAAGACGGATTTTCGAGAAAATGA
- a CDS encoding response regulator transcription factor — translation MRILIVEDEPTLGKQLKNTLEQNGYAVDLSVDGEDGHFMGSTEEYDAVILDLGLPEIDGLTVLGMWRKEGRKFPVLVLTARDSWSDKVAGLDAGADDYLAKPFQTEELIARLRALIRRASGNSSSELTAGDVRLDTRSGRVTLNGEPVKLTAQEYKLLSYLLHHKGKVVSRTELIEHIYDQDFDRDSNTIEVFVTRIRKKLGPDVITTIRGLGYSLDDPAEPGRG, via the coding sequence ATGCGCATTCTGATCGTCGAGGACGAACCCACTCTCGGCAAGCAGCTCAAGAACACGCTCGAACAGAACGGCTATGCCGTCGATCTTTCGGTCGATGGCGAAGACGGGCACTTCATGGGCTCGACCGAAGAGTATGATGCGGTCATCCTCGACCTTGGCCTGCCCGAGATTGACGGCCTGACTGTGCTCGGCATGTGGCGCAAGGAGGGGCGCAAGTTCCCAGTCCTCGTCCTTACCGCCCGCGACAGCTGGTCCGACAAGGTCGCCGGCCTCGATGCCGGTGCCGATGACTACCTGGCCAAGCCCTTCCAGACCGAGGAACTGATCGCCCGCCTGCGCGCGCTGATCCGCCGTGCCTCGGGCAATTCCTCGTCTGAACTCACCGCCGGCGACGTGCGTCTCGATACGCGTTCGGGCCGCGTCACGCTCAACGGTGAGCCGGTCAAGCTGACGGCGCAGGAGTACAAGCTCCTGTCCTACCTGCTGCATCACAAGGGCAAGGTCGTAAGCCGTACCGAACTGATCGAACACATCTACGATCAGGATTTCGACCGCGATTCCAACACGATCGAAGTCTTCGTCACCCGCATCCGCAAGAAGCTCGGCCCCGACGTGATTACCACGATCCGCGGCCTTGGCTACAGCCTCGACGATCCGGCTGAACCCGGACGTGGGTAA
- the rph gene encoding ribonuclease PH: MRPSGRAPDEMRPIVIETAFTKHAEGSVLICFGDTKVLVTASVEERVPPFLRGKGEGWVTAEYSMLPRATHTRGSREAAKGKQSGRTQEIQRLIGRSLRAVTDLKKLGERQITLDCDVIQADGGTRTASISGAWVALRLAVQKLMDSGAIKEDPLTEKVAAISCGIVNGQPVLDLDYIEDSSADADANFVLIEGGKIAEAQATAEGATYDEEGLLRLLRLARIGCNEIFAAQEKAVRG; the protein is encoded by the coding sequence ATGCGACCTTCCGGCCGTGCGCCCGATGAAATGCGCCCCATCGTCATTGAAACCGCCTTCACCAAGCATGCCGAAGGTTCGGTGCTGATCTGTTTCGGCGATACCAAGGTGCTCGTCACCGCCTCAGTGGAAGAGCGCGTGCCGCCGTTCCTGCGCGGCAAGGGCGAAGGCTGGGTCACGGCGGAATATTCGATGCTCCCCCGCGCCACCCACACGCGCGGCAGCCGCGAAGCGGCCAAGGGCAAGCAGTCAGGCCGCACCCAGGAAATCCAGCGCCTGATCGGCCGCAGCTTGCGCGCCGTCACCGATCTCAAGAAGCTCGGCGAGCGCCAGATCACTCTGGACTGCGACGTTATCCAGGCCGATGGCGGCACCCGCACCGCCTCGATCTCGGGCGCATGGGTCGCCCTGCGCCTCGCCGTGCAGAAGCTTATGGACAGCGGCGCGATCAAGGAAGACCCGCTGACCGAAAAGGTCGCCGCGATCTCCTGCGGCATCGTGAACGGCCAGCCGGTGCTCGACCTTGACTACATCGAGGATTCCTCGGCCGACGCGGACGCGAACTTCGTCCTGATCGAAGGCGGCAAGATCGCCGAGGCACAGGCCACCGCCGAAGGCGCGACCTACGACGAGGAAGGCCTCCTGCGTCTTCTCCGCCTCGCCCGCATCGGCTGCAACGAAATCTTCGCGGCGCAGGAAAAGGCGGTTCGCGGCTGA